One region of Rhodocaloribacter litoris genomic DNA includes:
- a CDS encoding carbohydrate ABC transporter permease — translation MRQATGDGTVRAALLFLAPALAVIGVFFFLPVAAAFVLSFTDFDIYALADAGNARFVGLRNYVALVRHPLFWKALGNTLYFVFAGGPLTVAVSLGAALLVSSRLVRFKALFRTVFFAPVVTTLVAVALVWRYLYDTRYGLFNGLLGFFGLDPIDWLGDPDWAMPAIILLAVWKNFGYNMIIFMAGLAAIPETLYEAARIDGAGPWRQFRHVTLPMLAPTFLFVGVVTMIGYFQLFAEPYVMTQGGPLQSTVSVVYLMYEEGFKWWNMGYAAAVAFVLFVIILAGTVLQLRLQKAGMEGTG, via the coding sequence ATGCGGCAGGCGACGGGGGACGGCACGGTCCGGGCCGCGTTGCTCTTCCTGGCACCCGCCCTCGCGGTGATCGGCGTCTTCTTTTTCCTGCCGGTGGCCGCCGCCTTTGTCCTCAGTTTCACCGACTTCGACATCTATGCCCTGGCCGATGCCGGCAACGCCCGGTTCGTGGGCCTGCGCAACTACGTGGCGCTCGTCCGGCATCCCCTCTTCTGGAAAGCCCTGGGCAACACCCTGTACTTCGTCTTCGCGGGTGGCCCGCTGACGGTGGCCGTGTCGCTGGGGGCAGCCCTGCTCGTGAGCAGCCGTCTCGTACGGTTCAAGGCCCTCTTCCGCACCGTGTTCTTCGCCCCCGTGGTGACGACGCTCGTGGCCGTGGCGCTGGTGTGGCGCTACCTCTACGACACCCGCTACGGCCTGTTCAACGGCCTGCTGGGCTTTTTCGGTCTCGACCCCATCGACTGGCTCGGCGATCCCGACTGGGCCATGCCCGCCATCATCCTGCTCGCCGTCTGGAAGAACTTCGGGTACAACATGATCATCTTCATGGCCGGCCTGGCCGCCATTCCCGAGACCCTCTACGAGGCCGCCCGCATCGACGGGGCCGGGCCCTGGCGGCAGTTCCGGCACGTCACCCTGCCGATGCTGGCGCCCACGTTCCTGTTCGTCGGCGTCGTCACCATGATCGGCTATTTCCAGCTCTTCGCCGAGCCGTACGTGATGACGCAGGGGGGGCCGCTGCAGAGCACCGTCAGCGTCGTCTACCTGATGTACGAGGAAGGGTTCAAGTGGTGGAACATGGGCTATGCCGCTGCGGTGGCGTTCGTCCTGTTCGTGATCATCCTGGCCGGGACGGTGCTCCAGCTCCGGCTGCAGAAAGCGGGGATGGAGGGGACGGGATGA
- a CDS encoding GH36-type glycosyl hydrolase domain-containing protein, giving the protein MHDATYVTENDLVLVRGALRTELTPLGAGGVYLGDLALTRYRPDPTSDTDGYFIYVRDLEAGTLWSAGYLPVRRRPDQYAVRFGPQAALFERRDGDLTTRMVVVPVASDEAGVDLRHVTVVNHGTRRRRLDLTSYAEVVLNTPGADASHPAFSKLFVQTAWDAGRQALVARRRLRSPDDLPGWLVHTLVTDPPATVTFETDRMAFLGRGRDVTGPRALDPGAALGGTTGSVLDAIASLRVPLDLPPGGQATVTFLLGGGATEAAVWEMVDRLRSREAIRRALSGVTAEVRPVVVTLPPARTPRYRPVDPPAASPGGSPARAAEEPLRFDNGYGGFSADGKAYVIRLAPDGTRALRRPPLPWTNVVANERHGFLVTESGAGYVWSVNSRENRLTPWFNDPVSDPYGEALYLRDEDDGVFWSPLPGPVPGAGGYEVRHGFGYTTFRHESRGLACETTLFVPRHDPVRVTRLHLTNRGTVPRRLSVVAYHRLVMGVHPHETAPHVVTSEQNGVLLARNPVNRPYEGQVTFATLAVDPPAGETSFTTDRTAFLGPAGHLTAPSALVHDDRLDGRTGSGLDPCLAFQSSFTIPPGETVTCLVLLGQGGDEEEALRLATVYRDAGQADAALEGVRAFWEDLTGRVHIATPAPEIDLMANGWLLYQNLSCRMWGRSAYYQAGGAFGYRDQLQDAAALVYTRPDLTRAQILLHAAHQFVEGDVMHWWHPPDDRGLRTRFSDDLLWLPYVTAFYVHATGDRGVLDETAPFLTARLLDEGEDEAFLQPRPSGEAGDVYTHCVRAIDRSLTRGAHGLPLMGTGDWNDGMNRVGRGGRGESVWLGFFLHHVLDLFMPFVEARGDTARRQRYEAYRAALRSALNEAGWDGAWYRRAYYDDGTPLGSAAGDECRIDAIAQAWAVLSGVAPPERARQALDALEAHLVDERAGLIRLLTPPFDRTPHDPGYIKGYVPGVRENGGQYTHGALWAVRALAEAGRGDRAATLLRMLSPVAHAATPEAAGRYRVEPYVIAADVYGEPPHVGRGGWTWYTGSAGWMYRVVLESLLGLRLEDGRYLVLRPVLPGNWPGVRFTYRPDDRGTVYHVDVRTASNHERPRATFDGRPLAIEAGGVRVPLLRDGQAHRVILHRGGS; this is encoded by the coding sequence ATGCATGACGCTACGTATGTTACCGAAAACGACCTGGTGCTGGTGCGCGGCGCCCTCCGAACCGAGCTGACCCCGCTGGGCGCGGGAGGGGTGTACCTGGGCGACCTTGCGCTGACGCGCTACCGGCCCGACCCCACGTCCGATACCGACGGCTACTTCATCTACGTCCGCGACCTGGAGGCGGGGACCCTCTGGTCGGCGGGCTACCTGCCCGTGCGCCGGCGACCCGATCAGTACGCGGTGCGCTTCGGGCCGCAAGCGGCCCTCTTCGAGCGGCGGGACGGTGACCTTACGACGCGGATGGTGGTGGTGCCGGTAGCTTCGGACGAGGCCGGTGTGGATCTCCGGCACGTGACGGTGGTCAATCACGGCACCCGACGCCGCCGTCTGGACCTGACGAGTTATGCCGAGGTCGTGCTCAACACCCCCGGGGCGGATGCGTCGCATCCCGCCTTTTCCAAGCTGTTCGTGCAGACCGCCTGGGACGCCGGCCGGCAGGCGCTCGTGGCCCGCCGCCGTCTCCGCAGCCCCGACGACCTGCCGGGGTGGCTGGTCCACACGCTGGTGACGGACCCGCCGGCCACGGTGACCTTCGAGACCGACCGCATGGCCTTTCTCGGCCGGGGGCGCGACGTGACCGGCCCGCGGGCGCTCGACCCGGGCGCAGCGCTCGGCGGCACCACCGGCAGCGTCCTCGACGCCATCGCCAGCCTGCGCGTGCCGCTCGACCTGCCGCCGGGGGGGCAGGCCACCGTGACGTTCCTCCTCGGAGGGGGCGCGACGGAGGCGGCCGTGTGGGAGATGGTGGACCGTTTGCGCAGCCGGGAGGCGATCCGCCGGGCGCTGTCCGGCGTGACGGCGGAGGTGCGGCCCGTGGTCGTGACACTCCCCCCGGCCCGCACGCCCCGCTACCGGCCCGTGGACCCGCCGGCCGCCTCCCCCGGCGGATCGCCGGCCCGCGCGGCAGAGGAGCCCCTCCGGTTCGACAACGGCTACGGCGGCTTCAGCGCGGACGGGAAGGCCTATGTCATCCGCCTCGCGCCCGACGGTACCCGGGCGCTACGCCGCCCCCCGCTGCCGTGGACGAACGTCGTCGCCAACGAACGGCACGGCTTCCTGGTGACGGAAAGCGGGGCCGGCTATGTGTGGAGCGTCAACAGCCGCGAGAACCGCCTGACGCCCTGGTTCAATGACCCCGTTTCGGATCCGTATGGCGAGGCGCTCTACCTGCGGGACGAGGACGACGGGGTGTTCTGGTCGCCCCTGCCCGGTCCGGTGCCCGGCGCGGGCGGCTACGAGGTGCGGCACGGCTTCGGGTATACGACGTTCCGCCACGAGAGCCGTGGCCTGGCCTGCGAGACGACCCTGTTCGTACCTCGCCATGACCCCGTCCGGGTGACGCGCCTGCACCTGACGAACCGGGGCACGGTGCCGCGGCGTCTCTCGGTGGTGGCCTACCACCGGCTGGTGATGGGCGTTCACCCGCACGAGACGGCGCCGCACGTGGTCACGTCGGAGCAGAACGGGGTGCTGCTGGCGCGTAACCCGGTAAACCGCCCGTACGAAGGGCAGGTCACGTTCGCCACGCTGGCCGTGGACCCTCCGGCCGGGGAGACCTCCTTCACCACAGACCGGACGGCGTTCCTGGGACCGGCCGGCCACCTCACCGCGCCGTCCGCCCTCGTCCACGACGACCGCCTCGACGGCCGGACCGGCTCGGGGCTGGACCCCTGCCTGGCGTTTCAGTCGTCGTTCACGATCCCGCCGGGCGAGACGGTGACCTGCCTGGTGCTGCTGGGGCAGGGCGGGGATGAGGAGGAGGCCCTGCGCCTGGCGACCGTCTACCGCGATGCCGGCCAGGCGGACGCCGCCCTCGAAGGCGTCCGGGCGTTCTGGGAGGACCTCACCGGTCGGGTGCACATTGCGACGCCCGCGCCGGAGATCGACCTCATGGCCAACGGGTGGCTCCTCTACCAGAACCTGAGCTGCCGGATGTGGGGGCGCTCGGCCTACTACCAGGCCGGGGGCGCCTTCGGCTACCGGGACCAGCTCCAGGATGCCGCCGCGCTCGTCTACACGCGCCCCGACCTGACGCGGGCGCAGATCCTGCTCCATGCCGCCCACCAGTTCGTCGAGGGCGACGTCATGCACTGGTGGCACCCGCCGGACGACCGGGGCCTGCGTACCCGCTTCTCGGATGATCTGCTCTGGTTGCCCTACGTCACCGCCTTCTACGTCCATGCGACCGGCGACCGCGGCGTGCTCGACGAAACGGCGCCCTTCCTTACCGCCCGTCTCCTCGACGAAGGCGAGGACGAAGCATTTCTCCAGCCCCGGCCTTCGGGCGAGGCGGGGGACGTCTATACCCATTGTGTGCGGGCCATCGACCGCTCACTCACGCGGGGGGCACACGGCCTGCCCCTCATGGGCACGGGCGACTGGAACGACGGCATGAACCGCGTCGGGCGGGGGGGACGCGGCGAGAGCGTCTGGCTCGGCTTCTTTCTGCACCACGTGCTCGACCTCTTCATGCCGTTCGTCGAGGCGCGGGGCGACACCGCGCGGCGGCAGCGCTACGAAGCGTACCGGGCCGCCCTGCGTTCGGCGCTGAACGAGGCCGGCTGGGACGGCGCCTGGTACCGCCGCGCCTACTACGACGACGGCACCCCGCTCGGCTCCGCCGCCGGCGACGAATGCCGCATCGACGCCATCGCCCAGGCCTGGGCCGTCCTCTCCGGCGTCGCCCCGCCCGAACGCGCCCGGCAGGCCCTCGACGCCCTCGAAGCTCACCTGGTCGACGAGCGGGCCGGTCTCATCCGCCTCCTCACCCCGCCCTTCGACCGGACGCCGCACGATCCGGGGTACATCAAAGGGTACGTGCCGGGGGTGCGCGAGAACGGGGGGCAGTACACCCACGGCGCCCTCTGGGCCGTGCGGGCGCTGGCCGAAGCCGGACGGGGCGACCGGGCCGCCACGCTCCTCCGCATGCTCAGCCCGGTGGCCCACGCCGCCACGCCCGAGGCCGCCGGCCGCTACCGGGTGGAGCCCTACGTCATCGCCGCCGACGTCTACGGGGAGCCGCCCCACGTCGGGCGCGGGGGGTGGACCTGGTACACCGGCTCGGCCGGGTGGATGTACCGCGTGGTGCTGGAATCGCTGCTGGGCCTCCGGCTGGAGGACGGGCGGTACCTCGTGCTCCGCCCCGTCCTGCCCGGGAACTGGCCCGGTGTGCGCTTCACCTACCGGCCCGACGACCGGGGGACGGTCTACCATGTCGACGTGCGAACGGCGTCCAACCACGAACGCCCCCGGGCCACGTTCGACGGCCGGCCGCTCGCGATCGAGGCGGGCGGCGTGCGCGTGCCGCTCCTCCGGGACGGGCAGGCGCACCGGGTGATTCTTCATCGGGGCGGGTCCTGA
- a CDS encoding sugar ABC transporter substrate-binding protein yields MRRSIVIPVLLAMLAGGCAASREEVVEIDFWAMGAEGDVVARLLPDFEREHPGIRVRVQPIPWASAHEKLLTAFAGDATPDLCQLGNTWIPEFAALGALEDLTPWIDGTDGVDSTAYFPGIWETNVIDGAVYGIPWYVDTRLLFYRTDLLAQAGFDHPPRTWDEWTTMLAALKRQAGSDRYAILLPVNEFEPPIILALQQPDPMLRDGGRYGNFESPGFRRAFTFYTDMFRHGWAPKVANTQVPNVWQEFARGYFTFYITGPWNIGGFRERLPAAVQDDWMTAPMPGPGTWPGTSVAGGSSLVMFRDAAHKPEAWALIAYLSRPETQVRFHELLGNLPARREAWDDSVLVANPYARAFREQLAHVKPTPKVPEWERIATLIRTYAEAVVFGRMTVDRALAALNRDVDALLEKRRWMLARREREGGAE; encoded by the coding sequence ATGCGTCGTTCCATCGTGATACCGGTCCTGCTGGCCATGCTCGCGGGCGGGTGTGCGGCCTCCCGCGAGGAGGTCGTCGAGATCGACTTCTGGGCGATGGGGGCCGAGGGGGACGTGGTGGCCCGGCTGTTGCCCGACTTCGAGCGGGAGCATCCCGGTATCCGGGTGCGGGTGCAGCCCATCCCCTGGGCCTCGGCGCACGAGAAGCTGCTGACGGCCTTCGCCGGCGACGCCACGCCCGACCTCTGCCAGCTCGGCAACACCTGGATCCCCGAGTTCGCCGCCCTCGGCGCCCTCGAAGACCTCACCCCCTGGATCGACGGCACGGACGGGGTCGATTCGACCGCGTATTTCCCCGGCATCTGGGAGACGAACGTGATCGACGGGGCCGTCTACGGCATCCCCTGGTACGTCGATACCCGCCTGCTTTTCTACCGCACCGACCTGCTCGCACAGGCCGGCTTCGACCATCCGCCGAGGACGTGGGACGAGTGGACGACCATGCTTGCGGCCCTCAAGCGGCAGGCCGGATCCGATCGCTACGCCATCCTGCTGCCGGTCAACGAGTTCGAACCGCCCATCATCCTGGCCCTCCAGCAGCCCGATCCGATGCTGCGGGACGGGGGACGCTACGGCAACTTTGAGAGCCCCGGCTTCCGCCGGGCCTTCACCTTCTACACCGACATGTTTCGCCACGGATGGGCGCCGAAGGTGGCCAACACACAGGTGCCCAACGTCTGGCAGGAGTTCGCCCGGGGCTATTTCACCTTCTACATCACCGGCCCGTGGAACATCGGCGGGTTCCGCGAGCGCCTGCCCGCCGCGGTGCAGGACGACTGGATGACCGCGCCGATGCCGGGCCCCGGCACGTGGCCGGGTACCTCCGTGGCCGGGGGGAGCAGCCTGGTGATGTTCCGCGACGCGGCCCACAAGCCGGAAGCCTGGGCGCTGATCGCGTATCTCAGTCGCCCCGAGACGCAGGTGCGCTTCCACGAACTGCTCGGCAACCTGCCCGCCCGCCGCGAAGCCTGGGACGACAGCGTCCTCGTCGCCAACCCGTATGCCCGTGCGTTCCGGGAGCAGCTCGCGCACGTGAAGCCCACCCCGAAGGTGCCCGAGTGGGAGCGCATCGCCACGCTCATCCGCACCTATGCCGAAGCCGTCGTCTTCGGCCGGATGACGGTGGACCGGGCGCTGGCCGCCCTCAACCGGGACGTGGATGCCCTGCTGGAGAAACGCCGGTGGATGCTCGCCCGGCGCGAGCGGGAGGGAGGTGCGGAATGA
- a CDS encoding radical SAM protein, whose product MTWPAYLALPRDALRARARRAVATLADCRACPRDCGVNRLEDRWSACKTGRYAVVGSYFPHFGEEDCLRGWNGSGTIFFSHCNLRCVFCQNWEISWNIKPGRPDSPAGSPPEAIAGMMLELQGLGCHNINFVTPEHVVPQVLEAVAVAVEEGLRLPIVYNTSAYDALESLAFLNGIVDIYMPDFKYWSAERSRTYLKAENYPEAARAAILEMHRQVGDLVLDADGLARRGLIVRHLVMPGHLDETRAILEWIAAELGPNTYVNLMDQYYPSGKVSATQYAEINRRLTSDEFRQAQTMARDLGLRRLDTRRPHPRLLNRIWMRRAASHGL is encoded by the coding sequence ATGACCTGGCCCGCTTACCTGGCCCTGCCCCGCGACGCGCTGCGCGCGCGTGCCCGCCGGGCCGTCGCCACCCTGGCGGACTGCCGCGCCTGCCCACGTGACTGCGGCGTCAACCGGCTCGAAGACCGCTGGTCCGCCTGCAAGACCGGACGTTATGCCGTCGTGGGCAGCTACTTTCCCCACTTCGGTGAAGAAGATTGCCTGCGCGGCTGGAACGGTTCCGGCACCATCTTTTTCTCGCACTGCAACCTGCGCTGCGTCTTCTGCCAGAACTGGGAGATCTCCTGGAACATCAAGCCGGGCCGCCCGGACTCGCCCGCCGGGTCGCCGCCGGAGGCCATCGCCGGCATGATGCTCGAACTCCAGGGCCTCGGCTGCCACAACATCAACTTCGTCACCCCCGAGCACGTCGTGCCCCAGGTGCTCGAAGCCGTGGCCGTCGCCGTGGAGGAAGGCCTGCGCCTGCCGATCGTCTACAACACCAGCGCCTACGACGCCCTGGAAAGCCTCGCCTTCCTGAACGGCATCGTGGACATCTACATGCCGGACTTCAAGTACTGGAGTGCCGAGCGAAGCCGCACCTACCTGAAGGCCGAGAACTACCCGGAGGCCGCCCGGGCCGCCATCCTGGAGATGCACCGGCAGGTGGGCGACCTCGTCCTCGACGCCGACGGGCTGGCCCGGCGCGGCCTCATCGTCCGCCACCTCGTCATGCCCGGCCACCTCGACGAAACCCGTGCCATCCTCGAATGGATCGCCGCCGAGCTCGGCCCGAACACGTACGTCAACCTCATGGACCAGTACTACCCCTCGGGCAAGGTGAGCGCCACGCAGTACGCCGAGATCAACCGCCGGCTGACCTCCGACGAGTTCCGCCAGGCCCAAACGATGGCCCGCGACCTGGGCCTTCGCCGCCTGGACACACGCCGCCCCCATCCCCGGCTCCTCAACCGCATCTGGATGCGCAGGGCCGCGTCACACGGCCTGTAG
- a CDS encoding carbohydrate ABC transporter permease — MLLKVAMYAVLLVAAALTAFPLLWMVSVSLMPSGAAHAVPPPLWPEAPTLVHYGELFTRLNMGRYLFNSTLIAVAVTLLSLLLNSMAGYAFAKLRFPGRDRLFRTLLAAMVVPVQVAMLPLFLLMKYLGLVNTYAGVIIPGMASIFGIFLIRQYALSVPGSLIEAARIDGAGEFRIYWSVVLPLLRPVLVTLALFTFMGAWNDFMWPLIVLTDHDMYTLPVALATFSREHVQDTERMMAGAVLTVLPVLVVFLALQRYYLQGIMVGGMKG, encoded by the coding sequence ATGCTCCTCAAGGTCGCGATGTACGCGGTGCTGCTGGTGGCGGCCGCGCTGACGGCGTTCCCGCTCCTGTGGATGGTGTCCGTTTCGCTGATGCCATCGGGAGCGGCCCATGCGGTGCCGCCGCCGCTCTGGCCCGAGGCACCGACGCTCGTTCACTACGGCGAGCTGTTCACCCGGCTGAACATGGGACGCTACCTGTTCAACAGCACCCTCATCGCCGTTGCCGTCACGCTGCTGTCGTTGCTGCTGAACTCCATGGCGGGGTATGCCTTCGCCAAGTTGCGCTTCCCCGGGCGGGACCGGCTATTCCGCACGTTGCTGGCGGCGATGGTGGTGCCCGTGCAGGTGGCCATGCTGCCCCTCTTTCTGCTGATGAAATACCTGGGGCTGGTCAACACCTATGCGGGCGTCATCATCCCGGGCATGGCCTCCATCTTCGGCATCTTCCTCATCCGCCAGTATGCCCTTTCGGTGCCGGGTAGCCTGATCGAGGCGGCCCGCATCGACGGCGCGGGCGAGTTCCGGATCTACTGGTCCGTGGTGTTGCCCCTCCTTCGGCCCGTCCTGGTGACGCTGGCCCTCTTCACGTTCATGGGTGCCTGGAACGACTTCATGTGGCCCCTGATCGTCCTGACCGACCACGACATGTACACGCTGCCCGTCGCCCTGGCGACGTTCTCGCGCGAGCACGTGCAGGATACCGAGCGCATGATGGCCGGCGCCGTCCTGACCGTCCTGCCCGTCCTCGTCGTGTTCCTCGCCCTGCAGCGCTATTACCTCCAGGGCATCATGGTGGGCGGCATGAAAGGTTAA
- a CDS encoding GH1 family beta-glucosidase — protein MTFPKEFLWGVATSAYQVEGSPLADGAGPSIWHRFVRTPGRIVDGGTGDVACDHYHRYEDDVRLMQALGVKAYRFSVAWSRILPEGTGRVNPAGLAFYDRLVDTLLAHGITPFVTLYHWDLPAALDDRGGWLNPDVAGWFADYAATLFRALDDRVPYWATLNEPWVVMDGGYLNGGLAPGHRNLFEAPRVAHNLLRAHARAVEVYRAFGRHAVGLVLNLEPKYPATDSEEDRAATARADAYMNRIFVEPVLTGRYPDLLPEIFGEAWPEIPEADVERIAAPIDFLGVNYYTRGVTAFDPDAPPLQAKTVPQPTSTYTEMGWEVYPDGLYDTLAWLHGSFDVPPLFITENGAAFYDPPRCAGGRIEDPLRVDYFRTHLRALCRALTDGIDIRGYFAWSLLDNFEWSYGYTKRFGIVHVDYRTQARTPKASARFLARVFATNGACLAREAAEAGRDG, from the coding sequence ATGACCTTTCCGAAGGAATTTCTCTGGGGTGTGGCGACGTCCGCCTATCAGGTCGAGGGGTCGCCGCTGGCCGACGGGGCCGGTCCGAGCATCTGGCACCGCTTCGTCCGCACCCCGGGTCGCATCGTCGACGGCGGCACGGGCGACGTGGCCTGCGACCATTACCATCGTTATGAGGACGACGTGCGGCTCATGCAGGCCCTTGGGGTGAAAGCCTACCGCTTCAGCGTCGCCTGGAGCCGTATCCTGCCCGAAGGCACCGGACGCGTCAACCCCGCCGGTCTGGCCTTCTACGACCGCCTCGTCGACACCCTGCTGGCGCACGGGATCACCCCGTTCGTGACCCTCTACCACTGGGACCTGCCCGCCGCGCTCGACGACCGGGGCGGGTGGCTCAATCCCGACGTGGCCGGGTGGTTCGCCGACTACGCCGCGACCCTTTTCCGCGCCCTCGACGACCGCGTGCCGTACTGGGCGACGCTCAACGAGCCCTGGGTGGTGATGGACGGCGGCTACCTCAACGGCGGGCTGGCGCCCGGCCACCGCAACCTGTTCGAGGCGCCGCGCGTGGCGCACAACCTGTTACGGGCCCATGCCCGGGCCGTCGAGGTCTACCGCGCCTTCGGGCGCCACGCCGTCGGGCTGGTGCTCAACCTGGAGCCGAAGTACCCCGCGACCGACAGCGAAGAGGACCGCGCCGCCACGGCCCGCGCCGACGCCTACATGAACCGGATCTTCGTCGAGCCGGTCCTGACCGGCCGCTATCCGGACCTGCTCCCGGAGATCTTCGGGGAGGCCTGGCCGGAGATCCCTGAGGCCGACGTGGAACGCATCGCAGCGCCCATCGACTTCCTCGGGGTCAACTATTATACCCGTGGCGTGACGGCTTTCGACCCGGACGCACCGCCCCTGCAGGCAAAGACCGTCCCGCAACCCACCTCGACCTACACCGAGATGGGCTGGGAGGTGTACCCGGACGGGCTCTACGACACGCTGGCCTGGCTCCACGGCTCCTTCGACGTGCCGCCCCTGTTCATCACCGAGAACGGGGCCGCCTTCTACGATCCACCCCGGTGTGCCGGCGGGCGCATCGAGGATCCGTTGCGCGTCGACTATTTCCGGACGCACCTGCGTGCCCTGTGCCGTGCCCTCACCGACGGCATCGACATCCGGGGCTACTTCGCCTGGTCGCTGCTGGACAACTTCGAGTGGAGCTACGGCTACACGAAGCGGTTCGGCATCGTGCACGTCGACTACCGGACGCAGGCGCGCACGCCGAAGGCCAGTGCCCGCTTTCTGGCCCGGGTCTTCGCGACGAACGGGGCCTGCCTGGCCCGTGAGGCAGCCGAGGCCGGTCGGGACGGCTGA